In uncultured Fibrobacter sp., the following proteins share a genomic window:
- a CDS encoding BatD family protein, whose amino-acid sequence MKRITLFCLAAALCVSARPSLQVDRERVESGKTFGLQLVFPLAELPENRSDLQMEPANGFTLMGIDSTDQVIRPSMEDMFNSFFSGGSRSGYKARVYTFKLKAPKKTGRLSVGQIFLTIDGQKRNLTGDVPITIQRAYTDDALAVSLTPSKKSIYEGEQFSVTLGFHTFEHFEGGLQATDMNTGDDFIVHRSDLSSMKFEPVEGSRREMQASAKFAWLSPTKSGNLQIPPFKFKYTKRGEPKVVEEKKQMGGMSFHAQSIRQESVETETQTPTVNITVKPLPTEGKPANFSGMVGSYTFNADFDRTNLKVGEAMTLTINIRGDGLPGSITDPKLPDFGEFRSVPPENEINKKIVGNKVVTTKNIRVFLYPKKKGEFTIPEISYSWFNPSKKAYETAKAGPWNVVVEKGEAAAEAIFQAPVAQGPAAVQKQEIESLGSDIRFIHKVNDASDTTAPYKSILYWVIFAAAIPFYLIVTFAVRSRRKHNSDAALVRKGKADKMLKARFANAREALKKGDAKALYAALENGLIDYLSDKTNLEFKGMTRPQMKEELAKLGIKAETIAAIDSWLEKCAFARFAPVNPTKDEQEQMLKDVEKLCEGLKV is encoded by the coding sequence ATGAAACGAATTACCTTATTTTGCCTAGCCGCTGCCCTGTGCGTATCTGCACGGCCGTCCCTGCAAGTGGACCGGGAACGCGTGGAATCGGGCAAGACCTTTGGACTCCAGCTTGTATTCCCTTTAGCAGAACTTCCTGAAAACCGTAGCGATTTGCAGATGGAACCTGCAAACGGATTCACCCTCATGGGAATCGACAGTACCGACCAGGTGATTCGCCCCAGCATGGAAGACATGTTCAATTCGTTTTTCAGTGGCGGAAGTCGCAGCGGTTACAAAGCCCGCGTTTACACCTTTAAGCTGAAAGCCCCGAAAAAGACGGGCCGACTCAGCGTCGGACAGATTTTCTTAACCATCGACGGACAAAAACGCAACCTTACCGGCGATGTTCCTATTACCATTCAGCGCGCCTACACCGACGACGCTCTGGCCGTTAGCCTGACTCCGAGCAAAAAGTCCATTTACGAAGGCGAACAGTTCAGCGTGACGCTCGGATTCCACACCTTCGAGCACTTTGAAGGCGGCCTGCAGGCCACCGACATGAACACAGGCGACGATTTTATTGTACACCGTAGCGATCTTTCGAGCATGAAGTTCGAACCGGTCGAAGGTAGCCGTCGCGAAATGCAGGCCAGCGCCAAGTTCGCCTGGCTCAGCCCCACCAAGAGCGGCAACCTGCAAATTCCGCCGTTCAAGTTCAAGTACACCAAGCGCGGCGAGCCCAAGGTGGTTGAAGAGAAAAAGCAAATGGGCGGCATGTCGTTCCATGCTCAATCGATTCGTCAGGAATCTGTTGAAACCGAAACGCAGACCCCCACGGTGAACATTACGGTAAAGCCGCTGCCTACCGAAGGCAAGCCCGCCAACTTTAGCGGCATGGTCGGTAGTTACACCTTTAATGCAGACTTCGACCGCACCAACCTCAAGGTCGGCGAAGCCATGACGCTCACCATCAACATCAGAGGTGACGGTCTGCCGGGTTCCATTACCGACCCCAAGCTCCCCGACTTTGGCGAGTTCCGCTCGGTGCCGCCCGAAAACGAAATCAACAAGAAGATTGTCGGCAACAAGGTGGTGACCACCAAGAACATTCGCGTGTTCCTGTACCCGAAAAAGAAGGGTGAATTCACCATTCCCGAAATTTCTTACTCCTGGTTTAACCCCAGCAAAAAGGCTTACGAAACCGCCAAGGCCGGCCCCTGGAATGTTGTCGTAGAAAAGGGTGAAGCCGCTGCCGAGGCAATCTTCCAGGCACCGGTCGCCCAAGGCCCCGCTGCCGTGCAGAAGCAAGAAATTGAATCGCTGGGTTCTGACATTCGCTTTATCCATAAGGTGAACGACGCCAGCGACACGACCGCCCCCTACAAGAGCATTCTTTACTGGGTGATCTTTGCCGCCGCGATTCCTTTCTACCTGATTGTAACATTTGCCGTGCGTAGCCGCCGCAAGCACAACAGCGATGCAGCCCTGGTGCGTAAGGGCAAGGCCGACAAGATGCTCAAGGCCCGTTTTGCAAACGCCCGCGAAGCATTAAAGAAGGGCGACGCCAAGGCACTTTATGCCGCCCTCGAAAACGGCTTGATCGATTACCTGAGCGACAAGACCAACCTGGAATTCAAGGGCATGACTCGCCCGCAAATGAAGGAAGAACTTGCCAAGCTTGGTATTAAGGCCGAAACGATTGCGGCCATTGACAGCTGGCTTGAAAAGTGCGCGTTCGCGCGTTTTGCTCCGGTGAATCCGACCAAGGACGAACAGGAACAAATGTTGAAAGATGTCGAAAAATTGTGCGAAGGATTGAAGGTATAA
- a CDS encoding tetratricopeptide repeat protein: MKLKVFIFFAMMVALATAGFAAEHCNGIESGVVYYNEGEFERAIDEWRTCVDNGVENSDLYYNLGNAYFREGKIGFAIYYYKSALRLAPNNDDIIHNLKYAQAMTRDKVEEDGEENPLLSGLFKAHHALSLRTQMWVLLGIFWAIALAAIARRISRSGRAKNVLIGVMFALSSVFCIIAMSAGYKIFVAETDIEGVVTAKDADVTSAPNNKSQTLNTLSEGTTFEVLSEQGGFVEIRLGEKIRGFVKTSDVGIVK, from the coding sequence ATGAAACTGAAAGTATTTATCTTTTTCGCCATGATGGTCGCTTTGGCGACAGCAGGTTTTGCGGCAGAACATTGCAACGGGATTGAATCCGGCGTCGTCTATTATAACGAAGGTGAGTTCGAGCGAGCCATTGACGAATGGCGCACCTGCGTTGACAACGGCGTCGAAAATTCAGACCTTTACTACAACTTAGGCAACGCCTACTTTAGAGAAGGCAAGATCGGTTTTGCCATTTACTATTACAAGTCGGCACTCCGCCTGGCCCCCAACAACGACGACATTATTCACAACCTCAAGTACGCGCAGGCCATGACCCGCGACAAGGTGGAAGAAGACGGTGAAGAAAACCCGCTTCTCTCCGGCCTGTTCAAAGCCCACCACGCGCTTTCTTTAAGGACTCAAATGTGGGTATTGCTCGGGATTTTCTGGGCAATTGCACTTGCCGCAATCGCAAGACGCATCAGTCGTAGCGGTAGGGCAAAGAACGTGCTGATTGGCGTCATGTTTGCGCTGTCTAGCGTTTTCTGCATTATCGCCATGAGTGCCGGCTACAAGATTTTTGTCGCCGAAACCGACATCGAAGGCGTCGTAACCGCCAAGGATGCCGACGTGACCAGCGCCCCGAACAACAAGTCGCAAACGCTGAACACGCTTTCTGAAGGCACCACATTCGAAGTGCTTTCGGAACAGGGTGGTTTCGTCGAAATCCGCCTCGGTGAAAAAATCCGCGGCTTTGTCAAAACAAGCGACGTCGGAATCGTGAAATAA
- a CDS encoding very short patch repair endonuclease — MKHRQKKRIPMNRSQMMQAVHSIDTKPEILVRRALFKAGLRYRLHRRDLPGTPDLYILKYGVVIFINGCFWHQHGCKFTSRPKSNPEFWNEKFTNNVVRDIKTNWKLSLQGYRVATVWECSIKNDFDHTIERLKAFIKSDEESIEI; from the coding sequence ATGAAACATCGCCAGAAAAAACGAATTCCCATGAACCGCTCGCAGATGATGCAGGCGGTTCATTCCATAGATACGAAACCAGAAATTTTGGTACGCCGGGCTCTTTTTAAAGCGGGGCTGCGCTACAGACTCCACCGCCGCGATTTGCCAGGCACGCCCGACCTGTATATTCTTAAATACGGCGTGGTCATCTTTATCAACGGTTGTTTCTGGCACCAACACGGCTGCAAGTTCACCAGTCGCCCCAAAAGCAATCCCGAATTCTGGAACGAAAAATTTACGAACAATGTCGTTCGCGACATCAAAACCAACTGGAAGCTTTCGCTACAAGGCTACCGCGTCGCCACCGTTTGGGAATGTTCCATCAAGAACGATTTCGACCATACCATTGAACGTCTCAAGGCTTTTATCAAGAGCGACGAAGAAAGCATTGAAATTTGA
- a CDS encoding bile acid:sodium symporter family protein, which produces MHILEKISEFVGKWMAVVVLAIAALSLFVPKATLWIELSWVNYLLMVVMFGMGLTLKLTDFALVFARPKEITIGCAAQFIVMPALAFLLSKAFGLDAALMAGVVLVGTCPGGTSSNVITYLSKGDVALSVGMTSVNTLLAPVLTPAITYLLLRTTVNVDVMAMFLSIVKVVIVPIALGFVINKFFGKWTARAVKVLPLVSVIAIAMIVAAVVSHNASKILSTGAIVFAVVILHNLLGYGCGFGLGKLLKFSTPKTKALSIEIGMQNSGLATSLAATAFSSLAMATVPGAIFSVWHNISGAILANIYRRWEK; this is translated from the coding sequence ATGCACATTCTTGAAAAAATCAGTGAATTTGTGGGTAAGTGGATGGCGGTCGTGGTTTTGGCCATCGCGGCGCTTTCGCTGTTTGTCCCGAAAGCGACGCTTTGGATAGAACTCTCGTGGGTGAATTACCTGCTGATGGTCGTAATGTTCGGCATGGGGCTTACGCTCAAGCTGACCGATTTTGCACTTGTATTTGCGCGACCGAAAGAAATCACCATCGGATGTGCAGCGCAGTTTATCGTGATGCCAGCCCTTGCATTTTTGCTTTCCAAGGCGTTCGGACTTGACGCCGCATTGATGGCGGGCGTTGTTCTCGTAGGCACATGCCCGGGCGGCACCTCCAGTAACGTCATCACTTATCTTTCGAAAGGCGACGTGGCGCTTTCTGTAGGCATGACAAGCGTGAACACGCTGCTCGCGCCCGTATTGACGCCGGCAATCACCTACCTGCTTTTGCGCACCACCGTGAACGTGGATGTGATGGCGATGTTCCTTTCTATCGTGAAGGTCGTGATTGTGCCGATTGCGCTTGGGTTCGTCATCAACAAGTTCTTTGGCAAGTGGACAGCCCGCGCTGTGAAGGTGTTACCGCTCGTTTCCGTGATTGCGATTGCGATGATTGTGGCTGCAGTTGTCTCGCACAATGCTTCGAAGATTCTCTCTACCGGTGCTATCGTATTCGCCGTCGTGATTCTCCATAATCTGCTCGGCTACGGCTGCGGTTTTGGCCTCGGCAAACTGCTAAAATTCTCGACGCCCAAGACGAAGGCGCTTTCCATCGAAATCGGCATGCAGAATTCCGGACTCGCCACAAGCCTTGCGGCGACCGCTTTCTCGTCGCTTGCGATGGCGACAGTTCCCGGCGCCATCTTCTCCGTATGGCACAACATCTCCGGCGCGATACTCGCGAACATTTACCGCCGGTGGGAAAAATAA
- a CDS encoding GNAT family N-acetyltransferase: MAIEYKDIHDFSEQDLKDLFLSVEWSSGHFPDKLVVAMKNFKTVISAWDGDKLIGMICAMDDGIMNAYVHYLLVRPEYQGKGIGKVLVDKVHEIYKDYLRIVVVAYNEELAFYEHCGFKKADDASPMFITSLWT, from the coding sequence ATGGCCATTGAATACAAAGACATCCACGATTTTTCGGAACAAGATTTAAAGGACCTTTTCCTCTCCGTCGAATGGTCCTCGGGACATTTCCCCGACAAACTCGTCGTCGCGATGAAGAATTTCAAGACAGTCATCTCGGCCTGGGACGGCGACAAACTCATCGGCATGATTTGCGCGATGGATGACGGCATCATGAACGCCTACGTGCATTACCTGCTCGTGCGCCCCGAATACCAGGGCAAAGGCATCGGCAAAGTCCTCGTCGACAAGGTCCATGAAATATACAAGGATTACCTCCGCATCGTCGTGGTCGCCTACAACGAAGAGCTCGCCTTCTACGAACATTGCGGCTTCAAGAAGGCAGACGATGCGAGCCCGATGTTTATTACCAGTTTGTGGACGTAG
- a CDS encoding ribonuclease domain-containing protein, with product MFFNSLTFLFIGFLVACSTPTISSDDSDEIELTSSSKSSSSSKKETSSSSDKKVSSSSERVESSSASKETSSSSEKITSSDKSSSSNKSFSSSSEQIELSSSDEKSSSSVAIKSIYEAVEESGLYTTRDSVAAYLCKFDKLPSNYVGKNEGKSLYESKTGKTFDKWNFNPWTTIGVMIGGDTFNNYADNPDNYHPTLPEGNYHEADVDYSAKNRGTKRLIYQSDCVIYYTADHYETFNKLEVR from the coding sequence ATGTTTTTTAATAGCCTTACTTTTCTGTTCATCGGTTTCCTAGTCGCGTGTTCTACGCCGACGATTTCTAGCGATGATTCCGATGAAATTGAACTGACGTCATCAAGCAAGTCGTCTTCATCAAGTAAGAAAGAAACATCTTCGTCTAGCGACAAAAAGGTTTCTTCTAGCAGTGAACGTGTTGAATCTTCGTCTGCAAGCAAAGAAACATCGTCTAGTAGTGAAAAGATCACGTCTTCAGATAAATCATCATCTAGCAATAAAAGCTTTTCTTCAAGTAGTGAACAAATTGAGCTCTCGTCAAGTGATGAAAAATCTTCCTCCAGCGTTGCAATAAAGTCGATTTACGAAGCTGTGGAAGAATCCGGCTTGTACACGACTAGGGATTCCGTGGCGGCATACCTCTGCAAGTTCGATAAATTGCCGAGCAACTATGTCGGCAAGAACGAAGGAAAGTCCTTGTACGAATCTAAGACCGGAAAGACTTTCGATAAATGGAATTTTAATCCATGGACAACAATCGGCGTAATGATCGGCGGCGATACGTTCAACAACTATGCGGACAATCCGGATAATTATCACCCCACATTGCCCGAAGGAAATTATCACGAAGCGGATGTTGATTACTCCGCCAAGAATCGCGGAACGAAACGCCTGATTTACCAATCAGATTGCGTTATCTACTATACCGCAGACCACTACGAGACTTTCAATAAATTGGAAGTCCGCTAA
- the thrS gene encoding threonine--tRNA ligase, with amino-acid sequence MSQIELTFPDGSVRSVASGTTGLEIAKGISEGLARKALGVKLGDKVLDLTRPLTESGTIKIITPSNDDPDALMLLRHSCSHVLAEAICDLFPGTKLAYGPAIEKGFYYDLMTPTPIQQSDFERIEKRMKEIIKEDRPFTRCEVSAADGLKRTEGDKYKTDNAERALAREGSDGTLSFYVTGEPGKNFEDLCAGPHVPSTGKLKNFKVLSMSGAYWHGDQNSDQLTRVYGTCFADKEGLETYLKFLEEAEKRDHRKIGKEMDLYHIEDHSPGMVFWHPKGTKMVNALKDYIRGKIDRRGYLEVITPEIVNKTLWIKSGHADKYNENMFKTLAGDVEMAVKPMNCPCHIQIFNTGLRSWRDLPMRLAEFGKCHRYEPAGTMHGLMRVRGFVQDDAHIFCTEDQIASEVADFCALVKEIYHDFGFDDIVVKFSTRPEKRVGSDEIWDKAEAALAEATKLAGLDYILNPGEGAFYGPKLEFTLKDSLGRDWQCGTIQVDFNLPQRLGAEYVGKDNQKHIPVMLHRAAVGSIERFLGILIEEFMGDFPLWLAPVQARVLPISEKFVDYAKQVEKELVNAGVRVEVDESNEKLGYKIRQCELQKVPYLLIVGEKEVADGVVSVRRRKEGDKGNMTVQAFLDMTADDRKVVR; translated from the coding sequence ATGTCTCAAATCGAACTCACCTTCCCCGATGGCTCCGTACGTTCCGTAGCATCGGGCACCACCGGCCTCGAAATCGCGAAGGGCATTTCCGAAGGTCTTGCACGCAAGGCGCTTGGCGTCAAACTCGGCGATAAGGTCCTCGACCTCACGCGCCCGCTCACCGAGAGCGGCACCATCAAGATTATCACGCCGAGCAACGACGACCCGGATGCTCTGATGCTCCTGCGTCACAGCTGCAGCCACGTGCTTGCCGAAGCCATCTGCGACCTGTTCCCGGGCACCAAGCTCGCCTACGGTCCGGCTATCGAAAAGGGTTTCTACTACGATTTGATGACACCGACCCCGATCCAGCAGTCGGATTTCGAGCGCATCGAAAAGCGCATGAAGGAAATCATCAAGGAAGACCGTCCGTTTACCCGTTGCGAAGTCAGCGCCGCCGATGGCCTGAAGCGCACCGAGGGCGACAAGTACAAGACGGACAACGCTGAACGCGCTCTCGCCCGCGAGGGTAGCGACGGCACTCTCAGTTTCTACGTGACTGGCGAACCGGGCAAGAACTTTGAAGACCTCTGCGCCGGCCCCCACGTGCCTTCTACTGGCAAGCTCAAGAATTTCAAGGTGCTCTCGATGTCAGGCGCCTACTGGCATGGCGACCAGAACTCTGACCAGCTGACCCGCGTGTACGGCACTTGCTTTGCCGACAAGGAAGGTCTCGAAACTTATTTGAAGTTCCTGGAAGAGGCCGAGAAGCGCGACCACCGCAAGATCGGCAAGGAAATGGACCTCTACCACATTGAAGACCATTCTCCGGGCATGGTGTTCTGGCACCCGAAGGGCACCAAGATGGTGAACGCCCTGAAGGACTACATCCGCGGTAAGATTGACCGTCGCGGCTACCTCGAAGTGATCACTCCGGAAATCGTGAACAAGACTTTGTGGATCAAGTCCGGCCACGCCGACAAGTACAACGAGAACATGTTCAAGACGCTCGCTGGCGACGTGGAAATGGCCGTGAAGCCGATGAACTGCCCCTGCCACATCCAGATTTTCAACACGGGTCTCCGTAGCTGGCGTGACCTTCCGATGCGCCTTGCCGAATTCGGTAAGTGCCACCGTTACGAACCTGCCGGTACGATGCACGGCCTGATGCGCGTGCGCGGCTTTGTGCAGGACGACGCCCACATCTTCTGTACCGAAGACCAGATTGCAAGCGAAGTGGCCGACTTCTGCGCCCTCGTGAAGGAAATCTACCACGACTTCGGTTTCGACGATATCGTGGTGAAGTTCTCCACCCGCCCGGAAAAGCGCGTGGGTTCCGACGAAATCTGGGACAAGGCTGAAGCCGCCCTCGCCGAAGCTACGAAGCTCGCTGGCCTCGACTACATCCTGAACCCGGGTGAAGGTGCCTTCTACGGCCCGAAGCTTGAATTCACGCTGAAGGACAGCCTCGGTCGTGACTGGCAGTGCGGTACGATCCAGGTGGACTTCAACCTCCCGCAGCGTCTGGGTGCCGAGTATGTCGGCAAGGACAACCAGAAGCACATTCCGGTGATGTTGCACCGCGCCGCCGTGGGTTCCATCGAACGCTTCCTCGGTATTTTGATTGAAGAATTCATGGGCGATTTCCCGCTGTGGCTCGCTCCGGTGCAGGCCCGCGTGCTCCCGATTTCCGAGAAGTTCGTTGACTATGCAAAGCAGGTCGAGAAGGAACTCGTGAACGCCGGCGTCCGCGTGGAAGTCGATGAAAGCAACGAGAAGCTCGGCTACAAGATCCGCCAGTGCGAATTGCAGAAGGTGCCGTACCTCCTCATCGTCGGCGAGAAGGAAGTGGCAGATGGCGTCGTTTCTGTCCGCCGTCGTAAAGAAGGTGACAAGGGCAATATGACTGTCCAGGCCTTCCTCGACATGACCGCTGATGACAGAAAAGTCGTCCGTTAG
- a CDS encoding phosphatase PAP2 family protein: protein MNILKKTFIAIALCGAALCSFAADVKPYVEADALPNALNFYPAPPDTMSPQFMYDMSQYMWGKKMRQDSARAALAVAQAVETIAEMAKMFSEPFGMEISAQKTPAIMNLLERGIRTLKQPGSIPKRHYNRRRPYDRFNEPTLVPADEERLKTNGSYPSGHTIRAWAMALLLIEVNPAAQDALLKYAYEWGQSRVIAGFHWQSDVDASKVIVSAAYPSLHTNEAFMADMRKAQAEFKKLKAAAAKPSAPKTGKK, encoded by the coding sequence ATGAATATTCTTAAGAAGACCTTTATCGCAATTGCCCTTTGCGGGGCGGCCCTGTGTAGCTTTGCTGCCGATGTCAAACCCTATGTAGAAGCGGATGCGCTCCCGAATGCTCTGAATTTTTACCCGGCACCGCCTGATACCATGTCTCCGCAGTTCATGTACGATATGTCGCAGTACATGTGGGGCAAAAAGATGCGTCAGGATTCTGCTCGCGCTGCTCTTGCGGTTGCGCAAGCGGTGGAGACTATTGCCGAGATGGCCAAGATGTTCAGCGAACCTTTTGGCATGGAAATCTCTGCGCAAAAGACTCCTGCTATCATGAATTTGCTCGAACGCGGAATCAGGACGCTTAAGCAACCGGGAAGCATTCCCAAGAGACATTACAATAGGCGTCGTCCTTATGACCGCTTTAATGAGCCGACGCTTGTCCCTGCTGACGAAGAAAGGCTGAAAACAAATGGCTCTTATCCGTCTGGACATACTATTCGCGCATGGGCGATGGCTTTGTTGCTGATTGAGGTGAACCCGGCTGCTCAGGATGCCCTGCTGAAATACGCCTACGAATGGGGCCAGAGTCGTGTGATTGCCGGCTTCCACTGGCAAAGTGATGTGGACGCCTCGAAGGTGATTGTCTCGGCTGCCTACCCGAGTTTGCATACAAACGAAGCTTTTATGGCCGACATGCGTAAGGCCCAGGCCGAATTCAAGAAGCTGAAGGCCGCGGCTGCGAAGCCCTCTGCACCGAAGACCGGGAAGAAGTAA